DNA from Candidatus Binatia bacterium:
GGCACTGGTCAGTTCGAGGTGGGCATCGAGGGCGACCAGGGCGGTGGCGAGGTCGGAGGAATGGATCGCGGCGCAAACCTGGTTGTCGAAGAGGGCGTGGTACTGGTTCTCTCCCGCCTGCGCGTAACACGTGTCCCCACCCTTGCGCAGGCACGGAAACGACTGCGATCGGAAGTACCAGCACCGTGGGCGCTGCAACAAGTTGCCTCCCACCGTCGCCGCGTTCCGGATCTGAGGCGTGGCGACGTGCGCGGCCGCATCAGCCAAG
Protein-coding regions in this window:
- a CDS encoding FAD binding domain-containing protein — protein: MINFEWVNATSVAEAIAQLRPQAALKAGGIDLLDRMKEGLDAPTRLVNLRTIPGLDRIRQEPHGLTVGPLVTLATLGADPIVRQRYTALADAAAHVATPQIRNAATVGGNLLQRPRCWYFRSQSFPCLRKGGDTCYAQAGENQYHALFDNQVCAAIHSSDLATALVALDAHLELTSA